The DNA window TCATCGACAACCTGACGCTGGCACAGGTAAAAGTGCTCAAGCGCGATAAAGCCGCCTCACGCGAGAAAGGCTTGAAGTTACTGGAACGCGTCGGCCTGACCGCTCATGCCAACAAGTTCCCCGGCCAGCTTTCCGGTGGCCAGCAGCAGCGTGTGGCTATCGCCCGTGCGCTGTGCATGGATCCTATCGCCATGCTGTTCGATGAACCCACCTCGGCGCTCGATCCGGAAATGATCAACGAAGTGCTCGACGTGATGGTCGAACTGGCGAATGAAGGCATGACCATGATGGTGGTGACCCACGAAATGGGCTTTGCCCGCAAGGTCGCCAACCGGGTGATCTTTATGGACGAAGGCAAAATTGTCGAAGACCGCAATAAAGACGACTTCTTCAACAACCCCGAGTCTGAGCGTGCCAAAGACTTCCTGGCAAAAATCCTGCACTGATTTATCTGATGCGCTCGTGCCCGTTATTAGGGAGAGCGTGCCGAAGGGGTCGTAGCAGCTTTAGCTGCCGGAGCGCCCCTCGGTGCGCTAGGCCCGGGTATCTCAGGAGAAAAAACAACGCTTGCCTTAATATGCATGCGCTCCATTCGGGGCGCATCTCCCCCTTCCCGGCACTAAAAACGCTTGTTTCTCCCTGGTTTTGATCCGATGCTCGGAACACAACTACAAGGAGATCTCTATGCCTCGCCCTATCATTATCGATTGCGATCCCGGCCTCGACGACGCCATTGCCCTTGCTATGGCACTGAGTTCACCGGAACTTGAAGTGAAAGCCATTACCACCTCTGCTGGTAACCAGACGCCGGAGAAAACCCTGCATAACGCGCTCGGTCTGCTGACGCTGATGAAACGCGAAGACATTCCTGTCGCCGCCGGTGCCG is part of the Serratia quinivorans genome and encodes:
- the artM_2 gene encoding Arginine transport ATP-binding protein ArtM, which encodes MISLKNVSKWYGHFQVLTDCTTEVKKGEVVVVCGPSGSGKSTLIKTVNGLEPIQQGDILVNGTPVNNKKTNLAQLRSKVGMVFQHFELFPHLSIIDNLTLAQVKVLKRDKAASREKGLKLLERVGLTAHANKFPGQLSGGQQQRVAIARALCMDPIAMLFDEPTSALDPEMINEVLDVMVELANEGMTMMVVTHEMGFARKVANRVIFMDEGKIVEDRNKDDFFNNPESERAKDFLAKILH